From Candidatus Saccharimonadia bacterium, the proteins below share one genomic window:
- a CDS encoding IS5/IS1182 family transposase has protein sequence MRRYGLHDDEWDRIKDLLPGREGDVGVTAKDNRLF, from the coding sequence ATGCGGCGCTATGGATTGCACGACGACGAATGGGATCGGATCAAGGATTTGCTGCCGGGACGTGAGGGTGACGTGGGCGTGACCGCCAAGGACAACCGGTTGTTT